From a single Collimonas pratensis genomic region:
- a CDS encoding PilT/PilU family type 4a pilus ATPase — protein sequence MERDQATKFMHDLLRLMVSKRGSDLFITADFPPAFKIDGKITPVSNQALTAVHTLELARAIMSDKQAADFEETKECNFAISPGGLGRFRASAFIQQGRVGMVLRTITTDIPKFEDLGLPPTLKEVAMTKRGLVIMVGATGSGKSTTLAAMIGYRNENSYGHIITIEDPVEYIHPHKNCIVTQREVGVDTENWGVALKNTLRQAPDVILIGEIRDRETMDYAIAFAETGHLCLATLHANSSNQALDRIINFFPEERRPQLLMDLSLNLKGIVSQRLVPLKTVKGRAVAVEILLNSPLISDLIFKGDVHEIKEIMKKSRELGMQTFDQALFDLYEDDKISYEDALRNADSVNDLRLSIKLRGKDAKDRDLSAGTEHLGIV from the coding sequence ATGGAACGCGATCAAGCAACCAAATTCATGCACGACCTGCTGCGCCTGATGGTCAGCAAACGGGGCTCAGATCTATTCATTACCGCGGACTTCCCGCCGGCCTTCAAGATCGACGGTAAGATCACGCCGGTCTCGAACCAGGCGCTGACCGCCGTCCATACGCTGGAACTGGCGCGCGCCATCATGAGCGACAAGCAGGCTGCGGATTTCGAAGAAACCAAGGAATGCAATTTCGCCATCAGCCCTGGCGGCCTGGGGCGCTTCCGTGCTTCCGCCTTCATCCAGCAGGGCCGGGTCGGCATGGTGTTGCGGACGATTACCACCGACATCCCTAAATTCGAAGACCTGGGCCTGCCGCCGACGCTCAAGGAAGTCGCCATGACCAAGCGCGGCCTGGTGATCATGGTCGGCGCCACCGGCTCCGGCAAATCGACCACGCTGGCGGCGATGATCGGCTACCGCAACGAAAACAGCTACGGTCATATCATCACGATTGAAGATCCGGTCGAATACATCCATCCGCACAAGAACTGTATCGTGACCCAGCGCGAAGTCGGCGTCGATACCGAAAACTGGGGTGTGGCCCTGAAGAACACCTTGCGCCAGGCGCCAGACGTGATCCTGATCGGTGAAATCCGCGACCGTGAAACCATGGACTACGCCATCGCTTTCGCCGAAACCGGGCACTTGTGCCTGGCCACGCTGCATGCCAACAGCTCCAACCAGGCGCTCGACCGTATCATCAACTTTTTCCCGGAAGAACGCCGGCCGCAACTGCTGATGGACTTGTCGCTCAATCTTAAAGGGATCGTCTCGCAACGCCTGGTACCGCTAAAAACGGTCAAGGGCCGTGCGGTCGCGGTGGAGATCCTGCTGAATTCACCTTTGATTTCCGACCTGATCTTCAAGGGCGATGTCCATGAAATCAAGGAAATCATGAAGAAGTCGCGCGAGCTCGGCATGCAGACTTTTGACCAGGCCCTGTTCGATTTGTACGAAGACGATAAAATCAGCTATGAAGACGCTTTGCGCAATGCCGATTCGGTCAACGACCTGCGGCTTTCCATCAAACTGCGCGGCAAGGACGCAAAAGACCGCGACCTGTCTGCCGGCACTGAACATCTGGGGATCGTATGA
- a CDS encoding type IV pilus twitching motility protein PilT: MDISELLAFSVKNKASDLHLSAGLPPMIRVHGDVRRINLPPLEHKDVHSMIYDIMNDGQRKAFEEHLECDFSFEIPGLARFRVNAFNQDRGAAAVLRTIPSTVLTLEQLNAPRIFAELSLKPRGLVLVTGPTGSGKSTTLAAMVNHVNENEYAHILTIEDPIEFVHQSNKCLINQREVGPHTHSFSNALRSALREDPDVILVGELRDLETIRLAMTAAETGHLVFGTLHTSSAAKTIDRIVDVFPAEEKEMVRAMLSESLQAVISQSLLKTKDGSGRVAAHEIMLGTPAIRNLIRESKIAQMYSAIQTGSNMGMQTLDSNLTDLVKRNVISLATARAAAKTPDNFPG; the protein is encoded by the coding sequence ATGGACATTTCCGAACTTCTGGCTTTTTCGGTGAAGAACAAGGCATCCGATTTGCATCTATCCGCAGGCTTGCCGCCGATGATCCGGGTTCATGGAGATGTGCGCCGCATCAACTTGCCGCCGCTCGAGCACAAAGACGTGCACTCGATGATCTATGACATCATGAACGACGGCCAGCGCAAGGCTTTCGAAGAACACCTGGAGTGCGATTTCTCGTTCGAGATCCCGGGCCTGGCGCGCTTTCGCGTCAATGCATTCAACCAGGACCGGGGCGCGGCCGCCGTATTGCGGACCATTCCTTCCACCGTGCTGACGCTGGAACAGCTCAATGCGCCGCGCATCTTTGCCGAACTGTCGCTCAAGCCACGTGGCCTGGTGCTAGTCACCGGCCCGACCGGCTCCGGCAAATCGACCACGCTGGCGGCGATGGTCAACCACGTCAATGAAAACGAATACGCGCACATCCTGACCATTGAAGATCCGATCGAATTCGTCCATCAGTCCAACAAGTGCCTGATCAACCAGCGCGAAGTCGGTCCGCATACCCATTCGTTCAGCAATGCGCTGCGCTCGGCCTTGCGCGAAGACCCGGATGTCATCCTGGTCGGCGAGTTGCGCGACCTGGAGACCATCCGCCTGGCCATGACTGCCGCAGAAACCGGTCACCTGGTGTTCGGCACCTTGCACACATCCTCCGCCGCCAAGACCATCGACCGTATCGTCGACGTCTTTCCGGCGGAAGAAAAAGAAATGGTGCGCGCCATGCTGTCGGAATCGCTGCAGGCGGTGATTTCGCAAAGCCTGCTGAAAACCAAGGATGGCTCCGGCCGCGTCGCCGCCCATGAAATCATGCTGGGCACGCCGGCGATCCGCAACCTGATCCGCGAAAGCAAGATCGCCCAGATGTATTCGGCGATCCAGACCGGCAGCAACATGGGCATGCAAACCCTGGACAGCAACCTGACCGACCTGGTCAAGCGCAACGTGATTTCGCTGGCGACAGCGCGCGCCGCGGCCAAGACGCCGGATAATTTCCCGGGCTAA
- a CDS encoding YggS family pyridoxal phosphate-dependent enzyme, whose amino-acid sequence MSLMSQKLQAVHASIQAAAAAVSRRPDSVALLAVSKTFGADMVLEAIAAGQRAFGENYLQEAVAKMAAVALALQAGPDAAAARPLLEWHFIGPIQSNKTRPIAENFAWVHTVEREKIAQRLSEQRPPHLPPLNICLQVNISGEASKSGMAPAEVLAAARAIVGLPRLRLRGLMAIPEPTEDLQKQHAAFRQTRELLQQLQAELPAHAAQLDTLSMGMSADMAVAIEEGATIVRVGSAIFGQRERTIQS is encoded by the coding sequence ATGTCCTTAATGTCCCAGAAGTTGCAAGCCGTCCATGCCAGTATTCAGGCCGCAGCCGCTGCGGTGTCGCGCCGGCCTGACAGTGTTGCCTTGCTGGCGGTCTCCAAGACCTTCGGCGCCGACATGGTGCTGGAGGCGATTGCCGCCGGCCAGCGCGCCTTTGGCGAAAACTATCTGCAGGAAGCCGTCGCCAAGATGGCGGCGGTCGCGCTTGCGCTGCAAGCCGGACCTGACGCCGCGGCGGCGCGGCCCTTGCTGGAATGGCATTTTATCGGCCCGATCCAAAGTAACAAGACACGCCCGATCGCGGAAAACTTCGCCTGGGTGCATACCGTGGAGCGTGAAAAAATCGCCCAGCGCCTGTCCGAACAGCGGCCGCCGCATCTGCCGCCGCTGAATATCTGCCTGCAGGTGAATATCAGCGGCGAGGCCAGCAAGAGCGGCATGGCGCCGGCCGAGGTGCTGGCGGCGGCGCGCGCCATCGTCGGCTTGCCGCGGCTGCGGCTGCGCGGCCTGATGGCAATCCCTGAACCGACCGAGGATCTGCAGAAACAACATGCGGCATTCCGCCAGACGCGGGAACTGCTGCAGCAATTACAAGCCGAGCTGCCGGCGCATGCCGCGCAGCTGGATACTTTATCGATGGGCATGTCGGCCGACATGGCGGTGGCAATCGAGGAGGGTGCCACCATCGTGCGCGTCGGCAGTGCCATTTTTGGACAACGTGAGCGGACCATTCAATCATGA
- the proC gene encoding pyrroline-5-carboxylate reductase: MKKQLNISFIGGGNMAAALIGGLAGKVTDGGNIHVIDPNLEALQSLAQRFGVTPASEIDAMVSVSDVIVLAVKPQQMKQVIGQLRPYLTTQMVLSIAAGIRAADMSRWLGGHDVIVRCMPNTPALIGKGITGMVAGAGVSPQQRETADLIMQAVGSTVWLDDEAKIDAVTAVSGSGPAYVFYFIEAMQQAAQELGLTAEQGIELAKATFTGAAQLAAQSAEPVSLLRERVTSKGGTTYAALTSMEDAGVKQAIVNAVKAAAARGQELGDEFGRD; the protein is encoded by the coding sequence ATGAAAAAACAATTGAACATCAGTTTCATCGGCGGCGGCAATATGGCGGCTGCACTCATCGGCGGGCTGGCAGGCAAGGTCACCGACGGCGGCAATATCCATGTCATAGATCCTAACCTGGAGGCCTTGCAGAGCCTGGCGCAGCGCTTTGGCGTGACACCGGCCAGCGAGATCGACGCCATGGTCAGCGTCAGCGATGTCATCGTGCTGGCGGTCAAGCCGCAGCAGATGAAGCAGGTAATCGGCCAGTTGCGGCCCTATCTGACGACGCAAATGGTGCTGTCGATTGCCGCCGGCATTCGCGCCGCCGACATGTCGCGCTGGCTGGGCGGGCACGATGTCATCGTGCGCTGCATGCCGAACACGCCAGCGCTGATCGGCAAGGGCATCACCGGCATGGTCGCCGGCGCCGGCGTATCGCCGCAGCAGCGCGAGACCGCCGACCTGATCATGCAGGCGGTCGGCAGCACGGTGTGGCTGGACGACGAAGCGAAGATCGACGCGGTGACGGCGGTTTCAGGCAGCGGCCCGGCCTATGTGTTTTATTTCATCGAGGCGATGCAGCAGGCAGCCCAGGAATTGGGGTTGACCGCGGAGCAGGGCATCGAGCTGGCCAAGGCGACTTTTACCGGGGCGGCGCAGCTGGCGGCGCAATCGGCTGAGCCGGTCTCGCTGCTGCGCGAGCGCGTGACCTCGAAAGGCGGCACCACCTACGCTGCCTTGACCAGCATGGAAGATGCCGGGGTCAAGCAGGCCATCGTCAATGCAGTCAAGGCGGCAGCGGCGCGCGGACAGGAACTGGGCGACGAGTTCGGGCGCGACTGA
- a CDS encoding DUF883 family protein, translating to MATTDNVKEMRDNLAGELKSVIKDAENLLDDTHDHAETKYNQARAKLKAALDTAKSELPKATKKAVEKTKHAAHVTDEYVGDNPWKAVSVAAVIGLLAGLAIGRSR from the coding sequence ATGGCTACTACCGACAACGTAAAAGAGATGCGTGACAATCTGGCTGGCGAACTGAAATCGGTCATCAAGGATGCAGAAAACCTGCTCGACGATACCCATGACCACGCCGAAACCAAGTACAACCAGGCGCGCGCCAAGCTGAAAGCGGCGCTGGACACTGCCAAATCGGAACTGCCGAAAGCGACCAAGAAAGCGGTGGAAAAGACCAAGCACGCTGCCCACGTGACTGACGAATACGTTGGTGACAATCCATGGAAGGCAGTCAGCGTGGCAGCCGTCATCGGCTTGCTGGCTGGCCTGGCGATCGGCCGCAGCAGATAA
- the ubiA gene encoding 4-hydroxybenzoate octaprenyltransferase: MNRLKLYFQLIRMDKPIGILLLLWPTLAALWLAAGGKPAWTLVAIFCVGTALMRSAGCAINDFADRDFDKHVKRTAERPLTSGKIAAWEAVMVAVLLTLLSLLLILPLNTLTKELSVIAVIVAGSYPYFKRFFAIPQAYLGIAFGFGIPMGFAAVQGSVPAAAWLLLVANVFWAVAYDTEYAMVDRDDDLKIGIRTSAITFGRYDVLAIMLCYAASLGLIFAVGWQYGLRGWFSAGMLLAAACAIYHYRLIRNRDRVGCFAAFRHNNWLGAAVFAGIALDYALR, encoded by the coding sequence ATGAATCGCCTTAAACTCTATTTCCAGCTGATCCGCATGGACAAACCCATCGGTATCCTGCTGCTCCTGTGGCCGACCCTGGCCGCTCTCTGGCTGGCCGCCGGCGGCAAACCGGCATGGACGCTGGTGGCGATTTTTTGCGTCGGCACCGCGCTGATGCGCTCGGCCGGCTGCGCCATCAACGATTTTGCCGATCGCGATTTCGACAAGCACGTCAAGCGCACCGCCGAACGGCCGCTCACCAGCGGCAAAATCGCAGCCTGGGAAGCCGTCATGGTGGCCGTGCTGCTGACCCTGCTGTCGCTGCTGCTGATCCTGCCGCTCAACACCCTGACCAAGGAATTATCGGTAATTGCGGTGATCGTCGCCGGCAGCTATCCTTACTTCAAACGCTTCTTCGCGATTCCGCAAGCCTACCTCGGCATCGCCTTCGGCTTCGGCATTCCCATGGGCTTTGCTGCGGTACAGGGAAGCGTGCCGGCAGCGGCGTGGCTGCTGCTGGTCGCCAATGTGTTCTGGGCAGTGGCTTACGATACCGAATACGCCATGGTCGACCGCGACGATGACCTCAAGATCGGCATCCGCACTTCGGCGATCACCTTCGGCCGCTACGATGTGCTGGCGATCATGCTTTGTTATGCCGCCAGTTTGGGTTTAATATTTGCTGTAGGCTGGCAGTACGGCTTGCGCGGCTGGTTCAGCGCCGGCATGCTGCTGGCGGCCGCTTGCGCGATCTATCACTACCGCCTGATCCGCAACCGCGACCGGGTTGGCTGCTTTGCCGCTTTCCGCCACAACAACTGGCTGGGCGCAGCGGTATTCGCCGGCATTGCGCTGGACTATGCTCTACGCTGA
- a CDS encoding LysR substrate-binding domain-containing protein: MTLTELKYIVAVARVKHFGHAAEACFVAQPTLSVAIKKLEDELGVVIFERGGTEISVTPLGAQIVAQAERVLEQTATIREIANQNKDPLAGPLRLGIIYTVGPYLLPPLVKTMIEQVPQMPLVLQENFTVRLLELLRQGELDAAIIALPFPEHGLMVQPLYDEPFVVALPKHHAWAERASISAQDLKSETMLLLGNGHCFRDQVLEVCPEMSRFSTAGDGIARTFEGSSLETIRHMVASGIGITVLPQASVPDLDAKDGMLRYVPFTAPGPSRRVVIVWRKSFTRHAAIEAVQKAVLACGLKGVSLLHDAIAIEG; this comes from the coding sequence ATGACTCTGACCGAACTCAAATATATCGTCGCGGTAGCGCGCGTAAAGCACTTTGGCCATGCCGCGGAAGCCTGCTTCGTGGCGCAGCCGACTCTCTCCGTCGCGATCAAGAAGCTGGAGGACGAGCTGGGCGTGGTGATCTTCGAAAGAGGCGGCACCGAAATATCGGTGACGCCGCTGGGCGCGCAAATCGTGGCGCAAGCGGAACGGGTGCTGGAGCAAACCGCTACCATCCGCGAAATCGCCAACCAGAACAAGGACCCGCTGGCCGGGCCGCTGCGCCTCGGCATCATCTACACCGTCGGCCCGTATTTGCTGCCGCCGCTGGTGAAAACCATGATCGAGCAAGTGCCGCAGATGCCGCTGGTACTGCAGGAAAATTTCACCGTGCGCCTGCTGGAGCTACTGCGCCAGGGCGAACTGGACGCCGCCATCATCGCCCTGCCGTTTCCCGAGCATGGCCTGATGGTGCAGCCGCTGTACGACGAACCGTTCGTGGTAGCGCTTCCCAAACACCATGCCTGGGCCGAACGCGCCAGCATCAGCGCCCAGGATCTGAAATCGGAAACCATGCTGTTGCTGGGCAACGGCCATTGCTTCCGCGACCAAGTGCTGGAAGTGTGTCCCGAAATGTCGCGCTTCTCGACCGCCGGCGACGGCATCGCCCGCACCTTTGAAGGCTCTTCGCTGGAGACCATACGCCACATGGTGGCTTCCGGCATCGGCATCACGGTCCTGCCGCAAGCGTCCGTGCCGGACCTGGACGCCAAGGACGGCATGCTGCGCTATGTGCCGTTTACCGCTCCCGGACCGTCGCGCCGGGTGGTGATCGTCTGGCGCAAGAGCTTTACCCGCCACGCTGCCATCGAAGCCGTCCAAAAGGCTGTGCTGGCCTGCGGCTTGAAAGGCGTCAGCCTGCTGCATGATGCGATAGCCATCGAAGGCTGA
- the recG gene encoding ATP-dependent DNA helicase RecG codes for MPAPKRKPAAKPVSAPVVNSRASKLEKLGLRTDMDLVLHLPLRYEDETEVVSIRQAGMMGASTAQVEGVVSACEIQYRPRRQLIVTLADDSGQLVMRFLNFYGSQTKQLAVGTRVRARGEIRHGFFGAEVVHPNYKVVLEGAPLPEVLTPVYPAGEGLSQVFLCKAIADAMQNIEWRDTLSPAQLAAQQLSPFEDAVRLLHNPPPEVDEHALEDRSHPAWVRMKFDELLAQQLSLKRAQVARRAKNARALPLVGKLSAAFLATLPFTLTKAQQRVVAEISADLRASFPMQRLLQGDVGSGKTVVAALAAAQAIDSGYQAVLMAPTEILADQHFRKIAAWMEPLGVQVAWLTGSLKKKDKLAAQAMIESGAAQLVIGTHALIQDSVQFAKLGLVIVDEQHRFGVGQRLALRNKTTSENGGDDGAPATATAAAVVPHQLMMSATPIPRTLAMTYYADLEISVIDELPPGRTPIVTRAVDQIRRDEVIARVHAAVQDGRQAYWVCPLIEESEALQLQTATETYAMLAEALPDLRVGLVHGRLKQAEKQEVMDAFSAGDCHVLVATTVIEVGVDVPNASLMVIEHAERFGLSQLHQLRGRVGRGSAASVCLLLYQSPLGHIAKQRLMTMRETTDGFEIARRDLEIRGPGEFLGARQSGQAMLRFADLMTDQWLVDRARELAHTLLQEPTPANNATVSAHLARWLGGREDFLKV; via the coding sequence ATGCCTGCTCCAAAGCGAAAACCTGCTGCCAAACCCGTCTCCGCCCCAGTCGTGAACAGCCGCGCCAGCAAGCTGGAGAAACTCGGCTTGCGCACCGACATGGACCTGGTTTTGCACCTGCCGCTGCGCTACGAGGACGAAACCGAAGTCGTCAGCATCCGCCAGGCCGGCATGATGGGCGCCAGCACCGCGCAAGTCGAAGGGGTGGTCAGCGCTTGCGAGATCCAGTATCGGCCACGCCGTCAGCTAATTGTGACGCTGGCCGACGACAGCGGCCAGCTGGTGATGCGCTTCCTGAATTTCTACGGCAGCCAGACCAAGCAGTTGGCGGTCGGCACCCGGGTCCGCGCACGCGGCGAAATCCGCCATGGCTTTTTCGGCGCCGAAGTGGTCCATCCCAACTATAAGGTGGTGCTGGAAGGCGCGCCCCTGCCCGAGGTCCTGACGCCAGTGTATCCGGCCGGCGAAGGCTTGTCGCAAGTATTCCTGTGCAAAGCGATCGCCGACGCCATGCAGAACATCGAATGGCGCGATACCTTGTCGCCGGCACAGCTGGCGGCACAGCAGCTGAGTCCGTTTGAAGACGCCGTGCGCCTGCTGCACAATCCGCCGCCGGAAGTCGACGAGCATGCGCTGGAAGACCGCTCGCATCCAGCTTGGGTCAGGATGAAGTTCGATGAACTGCTGGCCCAGCAATTGTCGTTGAAACGCGCCCAGGTCGCGCGCCGCGCCAAGAATGCGCGGGCCCTGCCGCTGGTCGGGAAATTGTCCGCCGCCTTCCTGGCGACTCTGCCGTTTACCCTGACCAAGGCACAGCAGCGGGTAGTCGCCGAGATCAGCGCAGACCTGCGCGCCTCGTTTCCAATGCAACGCCTGCTGCAAGGCGACGTCGGCAGCGGCAAGACCGTGGTAGCGGCGCTGGCGGCGGCGCAGGCAATCGACAGCGGCTATCAGGCAGTGCTGATGGCGCCCACCGAAATCCTCGCCGACCAGCATTTCCGCAAGATCGCCGCCTGGATGGAGCCGCTCGGGGTGCAGGTCGCCTGGCTCACCGGCAGCCTGAAGAAAAAGGACAAGCTGGCAGCGCAAGCCATGATCGAATCCGGCGCCGCGCAGCTGGTGATCGGCACCCACGCCCTGATCCAGGATAGCGTACAGTTCGCCAAGCTGGGGCTGGTGATTGTCGATGAACAGCACCGCTTCGGCGTCGGCCAGCGGCTGGCGCTGCGCAACAAGACCACTTCCGAGAATGGCGGCGACGATGGCGCGCCGGCGACGGCAACAGCCGCGGCCGTGGTGCCGCACCAGCTGATGATGAGCGCAACGCCGATCCCGCGCACGCTGGCGATGACCTATTACGCCGACTTGGAAATCTCGGTGATCGACGAACTGCCGCCCGGCCGCACGCCAATTGTCACGCGCGCCGTCGACCAGATCCGCCGCGATGAAGTGATCGCGCGTGTCCACGCCGCCGTGCAGGACGGCCGCCAAGCTTACTGGGTCTGCCCGCTGATCGAAGAATCGGAAGCCTTGCAGCTGCAGACGGCCACCGAGACCTACGCCATGCTGGCGGAGGCGCTGCCCGACCTGCGTGTCGGCCTGGTGCACGGCCGCCTCAAGCAGGCCGAAAAACAGGAAGTGATGGATGCCTTCAGCGCCGGCGACTGCCACGTGCTGGTGGCGACCACCGTGATTGAAGTCGGGGTCGACGTACCGAATGCCTCGCTGATGGTGATCGAGCATGCGGAACGCTTCGGCTTGTCGCAGCTGCACCAGCTGCGCGGCCGGGTTGGACGCGGTTCTGCAGCCAGCGTATGCTTGTTGTTATATCAAAGTCCGCTCGGCCATATCGCCAAGCAGCGCCTGATGACCATGCGCGAAACTACCGACGGCTTTGAGATCGCCCGGCGCGACCTCGAAATCCGCGGTCCCGGCGAATTCCTGGGAGCACGGCAGTCGGGTCAGGCCATGCTGCGCTTCGCCGACCTGATGACCGACCAATGGCTGGTCGACCGCGCGCGCGAACTGGCGCATACCCTGCTGCAGGAACCGACGCCGGCCAACAACGCCACCGTCAGCGCCCATCTGGCGCGCTGGCTGGGCGGACGGGAAGACTTCCTCAAGGTTTAG
- the queA gene encoding tRNA preQ1(34) S-adenosylmethionine ribosyltransferase-isomerase QueA — MHSLSDYDFDLPPELIAQTPLSERSASRLLHLDGEQLIDRQFTDIVEQLNAGDLLVFNDTRVLKARFFGIKETGGKVEVLVERVVDDRTVHAQVRASKSPPAGAVIRLADAFDVTVGERVGEFYTLRFPADVFELIDAHGRLPLPPYIEHDADAFDETRYQTVYAKHAGAVAAPTAGLHFDQALLERLQQKGIGFAYVTLHVGAGTFQPVRSENLAEHKMHSEWYTISDATVEAVRAAKAAGGKVVAVGTTSLRALESASQSGALQAGSADTALFITPGYRFKTVDRLITNFHLPKSTLLMLVSAFAGYDRIRAAYAHAIAQHYRFFSYGDAMLLTYTV, encoded by the coding sequence ATGCATTCTCTTTCCGACTACGATTTCGACCTGCCGCCAGAATTGATCGCGCAAACGCCGCTTTCCGAGCGCAGCGCCTCGCGCCTGCTGCACCTGGATGGCGAACAGTTGATAGATCGGCAATTCACTGACATTGTCGAACAGCTGAATGCCGGCGATCTGCTGGTGTTTAACGATACCCGGGTGCTCAAGGCGCGCTTTTTCGGCATCAAGGAAACCGGCGGCAAGGTCGAGGTGCTGGTGGAACGGGTGGTGGACGACCGTACCGTGCATGCTCAGGTACGTGCTTCGAAGTCGCCGCCTGCCGGCGCCGTGATTCGCCTGGCCGACGCCTTCGATGTTACGGTGGGCGAGCGCGTCGGCGAGTTCTATACCCTGCGCTTTCCCGCCGATGTGTTCGAACTGATCGATGCTCACGGCCGCCTGCCGTTGCCGCCCTATATCGAACACGATGCCGACGCCTTTGATGAAACCCGCTATCAAACGGTGTATGCCAAGCATGCCGGCGCCGTGGCTGCGCCTACCGCGGGTTTGCATTTTGACCAGGCGCTGCTGGAGCGCTTGCAGCAGAAGGGCATAGGCTTCGCCTACGTCACGCTGCACGTAGGCGCCGGCACCTTCCAGCCGGTGCGCAGCGAAAACCTGGCGGAGCACAAGATGCACAGCGAGTGGTACACCATCAGCGACGCCACGGTGGAGGCGGTGCGCGCCGCCAAGGCAGCCGGCGGCAAGGTGGTCGCAGTCGGCACCACCAGCCTGCGGGCGCTGGAATCGGCCTCGCAATCCGGCGCCCTGCAAGCCGGCAGCGCCGATACCGCCTTGTTCATCACACCGGGCTATCGTTTCAAGACGGTGGACCGCCTGATCACGAATTTCCATTTGCCGAAATCGACCTTGCTGATGCTGGTCTCGGCTTTTGCCGGCTATGACCGCATACGTGCCGCCTATGCGCATGCCATCGCCCAGCACTATCGCTTCTTTAGCTATGGCGATGCAATGCTGCTGACTTATACCGTTTAA
- the tgt gene encoding tRNA guanosine(34) transglycosylase Tgt, translated as MLEFTLIKTEGKARRGRLKLNHGTVETPIFMPVGTYGSVKAMSPLELVEIEAQIILGNTFHLWLRPGTDVIDKFSGLHKFMAWDKPILTDSGGFQVFSLGAMRKITEEGVKFSSPINGDKLFLSPEVSMQIQKSLNSDIVMQFDECTPYEIDGRPATSEEAAQSMRMSLRWAKRSKNEFDQLENPNALFGIVQGGMFENLRDESLAGLEDVGFHGIAIGGLSVGEPKEEMMRVLEHIGPRLPADKPHYLMGVGTPEDLVAGVENGVDMFDCVMPTRNARNGWLFTRFGDLKIKNARYKDDEKPLDETCGCYACRNFSRAYLHHLHRTGEILGARLNTIHNLHYYLDLMKNIRAALDVGQFSVFVTQFHLDRARGV; from the coding sequence ATGCTTGAATTTACCCTGATAAAAACCGAAGGCAAAGCACGCCGCGGCCGGTTGAAACTGAACCACGGCACGGTCGAAACGCCGATTTTCATGCCGGTCGGCACGTACGGCTCGGTCAAGGCGATGTCGCCGCTGGAGCTGGTCGAGATCGAGGCCCAGATCATCCTCGGCAATACCTTCCACCTGTGGCTGCGGCCCGGCACCGACGTCATCGACAAGTTCAGCGGCCTGCATAAATTCATGGCCTGGGACAAGCCGATCCTGACCGATTCCGGCGGCTTCCAGGTGTTTTCGCTGGGCGCGATGCGCAAGATTACCGAGGAGGGCGTGAAATTTTCTTCGCCGATCAATGGCGATAAATTGTTCCTCTCGCCCGAAGTATCGATGCAGATCCAGAAATCGCTGAATTCCGACATCGTGATGCAGTTCGATGAATGCACGCCGTATGAAATCGACGGCCGTCCCGCCACCAGCGAGGAAGCGGCGCAGTCGATGCGCATGTCGCTGCGCTGGGCCAAGCGTTCCAAGAACGAATTCGACCAGCTGGAAAATCCGAATGCGCTGTTCGGCATCGTCCAGGGAGGCATGTTCGAGAACCTGCGCGACGAGTCGCTCGCCGGCCTTGAAGATGTCGGCTTCCACGGCATCGCCATCGGCGGCCTGTCGGTCGGCGAGCCCAAGGAAGAAATGATGCGCGTGCTGGAGCATATCGGCCCGCGCCTGCCGGCCGACAAGCCGCACTATCTGATGGGCGTAGGCACGCCGGAAGACCTGGTCGCCGGCGTGGAGAATGGCGTCGACATGTTCGATTGCGTGATGCCAACCCGGAATGCCCGCAACGGCTGGCTGTTTACCCGTTTCGGCGACCTCAAGATCAAGAATGCCCGCTACAAGGATGATGAAAAGCCGCTGGACGAGACCTGCGGCTGCTACGCCTGCCGCAATTTCTCGCGCGCCTACTTGCATCATTTGCATCGCACCGGCGAAATCCTTGGCGCGCGGCTGAATACGATACACAATCTGCATTACTACCTGGACCTGATGAAAAATATCCGGGCAGCGCTGGATGTGGGGCAGTTCAGCGTATTTGTGACCCAGTTCCACCTGGATCGGGCGCGCGGCGTATAA
- the yajC gene encoding preprotein translocase subunit YajC, giving the protein MSIISSAYAQTAPAATAATGPLGLSGNLTSFLPIILMFVVLYFLMIRPQMKRQKEQKAMMEALGKGDEVVTAGGMLGKITKVADGYITLEIASGTEVVVQKGSVTTLLPKGTIKTAL; this is encoded by the coding sequence GTGTCAATTATTTCCAGCGCTTACGCGCAAACTGCACCTGCGGCTACTGCTGCCACCGGCCCGCTGGGCCTGAGCGGCAACCTGACCAGCTTTTTGCCAATCATCCTGATGTTCGTGGTGTTGTACTTCCTGATGATCCGTCCGCAAATGAAGCGTCAGAAAGAACAGAAAGCCATGATGGAAGCGCTCGGCAAGGGCGATGAAGTAGTGACGGCCGGCGGCATGCTGGGCAAGATCACCAAGGTTGCCGACGGCTACATTACCCTGGAAATCGCCAGCGGTACTGAAGTCGTGGTGCAAAAGGGTTCGGTCACCACATTGCTGCCAAAGGGCACGATCAAGACGGCTCTGTAA